tcTTAGCTGCAATgtataatttagatttttataacTCTAAGGCATGGtagagttgtttgttttgagccTTTTTTGCTCACATTGTTGCTTTCGTTTCAACTTTTCTTTATAGTTTTACTTGCACTGTGCTCAAAGCATGGTTTTTCGTCCTGGTACTAATTATGTACTTGATTACAGACTAATATACAGGGCAAAATGGTGGTCAATCCAGCTGTAGCGCAACAACGTGGattttgttgaagaaaatggTGATGGGAATGTGTTGCTTCAGGTATGGTCGTCCTCACTGCAGCCTCCCGTCTCCTCTGCTGAGGGAACTCTGCATCTGTGCGTCTGAAGGAGGAATAACCTCAACTTTGTAGCTCACCTTCTTGGACTGGAGGTAGCTGTAGCTGTTGTCAAAACACAGCACATCTGCACAAAACAGAAGACACAGTCAGTAACGGCTAACAGCTGGATTTACAAAGCATGGCTGGATTACAGAGCATCGGGGGGCTGAAGGCCTGAAGTTCACATGGTCATGTTTCTGTTATATAATGTCTGTTTATCAGGTAATAGTGTGTGTGCAACATTTACTGCCACAAAATAGTGAATTTTTGGAAACTGTGACAGACAAATCTGTGAGCTGTGCCTTGGCAGAACAGGATGTCGTTGACGTTACCAGACAGCGATGAACAAGTAGGAGTGTTTAAAGTGTTCAAAGACATTCAGAGTGTCGGCTGACTGAGCCTAATTGTTCATAGACGTCGAGTACATACACgcattgtgtgttttgtacCAAATAAAAATCCATGTTGGTTGGTTTATTGTGATATCCAGGCTGTTACTACTGTCATGAACTTCAAACGCTTTTAATAAAGTGTAAAACTTTGACTACGTCTTGTAGCAAAGCcactttaataaatgttttctgaactgaacaatgtctgtgttactacacgaatgtatgtgtgctgagcttAGACCCACTGAAACGGACCGCTTAAATGCTGATGCTGAATGACTCTGTCTGCCTGATCAGCACATCTAGtcagtttaaaagtttactcaactccagTCAGCAGGTTTTCAGCATGCTTGGCGTTTATACGGTCTGTCTCTGCTCAGCACACATGCATCTGAAATGTCCGTAAAAGTTTTGAGACATTTCAGAAACTCCCTCACAGGCCAGTCAGAAACTGATTTAAGGTCATGGAGCTACCTAACTAGTCTCCAGACCTCACTCCCTTTAGAAAATCTGTGAAGGGAGCTGAAGCTTTGAGTTGCCAAGTGGCAGCCAAAAAACCTAAAGGATTTAAAgcagcggtgtccaatcctggtcctggagggccactatcctgcatgctttagttgtttccctgctcttcagcaggtcttcaagttctacagaagcctgttaaccactcatttattcaaatcagctgtgtcaaagcagagaaacaactaaaacatgcaggatagtggtcctccaggacaaggattggacaccactgatttgGAGGGTTTCTGTAAagaggagtgggacaaaatcCTTCCTGAGATGTGCGCAAAACTGGTGAACAAGTACAAGAAACGTCTCACTGCTGTGCTGCCAACAAGCCCTAAGTCACTCAGTGACActcaaataaacttttttattcctaagtaatgtgtttttattgatttttaggtgatattttgtctttctccaataaaataaactaccaTAAAAATGAATGATTGATCATTTCTTTGTAAGCCGGTGAACTCACAAAATCAGCAGGGGATCAAATCACTATTTTCCCCACTGTATCAGGAAGTTTGATCAATTATGGAACATTAATTTCCATCATTTATTTGTTAAGATTGTGATGTCCTCTGTGGCACTGATACTCACAGACTCCTGGCTCAGAGCAGGTGAAGCACCTGTCTTCAGGAACCAGGTGAGCGTTGTAGCGTTCGCTGGGAAGAACCTGCATCATCTCTGCCACCTTCTGACTGCTGCCCCCCTTGGTTCGCCTGTATACTCCAAACCCGATGTCAGCTCCATCGCTGGCAAACTGCCACCTGAGGGGGAACCAAGCAGATCAGCTTTTCAAATTACCATACGTACAGTCAGACGTTTAGATCCATTCATCATGAGCATGAGGATTTATTTGAACCACTTTTTTCATACAGTAGATCTTAATGAGTTCTTCATTGTATCTGCAACATCTGACATGTTTCAGACCACAGTCTGATCCTGCCGCTGTACCTCAGGAGGCTGCTGGGAGCAGTGACATCAAACTCCAGCTGGAAGCTGGAGCCACGGCCGACTGTAACGCTGCTGTCGTATTCGACCTTCAGACTGTCCTGCACGTAGTAGGACCTTGGGACCGCACCTCCATAATTTATCTATGATCACACATAACGCAACAGTTTTCAGTGACAGTCTTTGAGACAAGCAGCACATCGTTTACGCTCGTTTCTCACCATGGTTTTGCAGCGAGGGTCTCCGTCGGCGTCGGTCAGGTTTCCTCCATAGAACACAGGAAGCTCGTCTGGGTCAATGTGTTTCTGTAGGACTTCAGGCCAGTTACCTGCAAGCACacacatgatttttaaaataaattaactcaGGAGCAGttgtggtcagaagtttacatccactcatcaCAGCCATGGATGTCATCTTAATTTAGGGCTTTTAATGGTTGACTATAACCATTTCTTTCCAAGTTGGAATGATTATactgatctttaaaaacaagaactgggtgCTAAAGTTTGAAAGTGTTGTTGTTCTTCTCTAATCCAAACGTTCAAAATTGCATACCAGCtcaaatacatacatacactcACTTAAATCTTTTGATAAGGGTCTTTTAACTTGACAAGGCctattaacttcctgttctgaAATAGCCTTCCGAAAAGTCCGACTTCTGACAAGATATGCCAATTCTGCCAAGAAAAGTGCTCAAATATCCAGCCAGAATTATACTAGAAAGCTTGTCGATGAATCCAAAACGTGTGTAATTGAGGGGCAACTTCTTAAGaaacatttaactaaatattaGTAGGAGTTGTATGGATATATTTGAGCTTGTGTGAAATACTGAACATGTGTAATTTAGAGAGATTccataataaatttaaatgtgtgcacccaatgactgttttttaaaaatattgaagttgttgtttattcattccaccataaaaaaaaactaacaaaacaaccaaaaaaagtTCTAATTAGTTAATAAAAGCCCTAAATTCTGACATTCATGCCTATGATGAGTACATATAAACATCTGGGCACAAATTTACttgattgtttttactttttatttacttaaaatctTTACTTATGTCACAGCTTTACACACTGtatcaaaaacaatataaaccAGGGTTATTTGACTTGTGGCCCGGGGGCCACATCCGGCCCCCGAGTGAGCCCAATGCGGCCCACTAAtgaattcatttaaaacaaaactacattaTAAATCAGAAAAACGGATAAAACAGTGAAGCACGCAGCCATTTAGCTGATTTACaactatttatttagttatttggaTTTTGATTTGTTATTTGGTACCCAGAAAAGCTTGattcttttttccttccagcTCAGATATgataattttctgcttttctagTTATTTATAGACTGAAAAATAGAGAATTCATTTTAAGGCTTTTTCGTTTGGACTATAGGTTTGACAGCTGAGTACACGTTTTATAAATATCTCTCAATGGCTTTTCATTAAACCTTTTGCTGAAAGAATGATGATAATGAAAGGTTAGCACCCCCTTGACAAACTACATCAGtggaatcttgttttttttttacatcaaagatGCAGTGTGGGACTTTGGAATATGGAACCAAATAACAAACCATTATTATGCACATCCACAGCATGCATGTCGATATGGGATGAAAAAAGAGAACTGTCTTACTTCCTAAAACCATGATCTTGCGTCTGGTTTCCTCACACATGAAGTGCTTGATGAGGTTGTAGGCTACCGGGAACAGTTTGGGAGctacaacaaaatgaaaagatccTTCAGCCTAAAATCATGAACACAACTctgaggacaaacaaacaaaaaaagctcagGTACCTTTGATGAGTAACACcctcttcaggccctcaggatAGTTTTCTTCAAACATCGTGAGGACCTACAGGACACAGAGACATCTTATTctgtgggttgcaaaagtatccACCCCAtagataatgttttttattgtgatgctttaaaatctggaatttaattttatttttatttgattataagtaatatTTCTAGTATTAATACTCcagaataatgaaaataaataatgaaaaattttaaataattttaaaatatgttaaaaaaaagtggtcCATGCATACAATATGCATTCATCCCTTTTGCTCTGAAACTCCAACCAATACATTCAGAACCCACAGAAGgacagaaatataaagaaaatctTGAGGGAAGCTTGTTTGAGTCTTGTAAGATTTGAGTCTGGGACGGGGGTTCACCTTCCAGCTGACTGTACAGACGTTGTGCGTCAGTAAACAGATGTGATTCATGTGTGAGTCCACGACAAACCTCTCCGTAGGTCTCAATTGCAGGTTTCCAGAGGTGCTTCAGTCCAAGTCCTTCGCAGTCGTAGATCAGGGTGATGGATTCAATGTTCTTCCCCAGCTGAGGCAGAGAGAGGAGGTTAGAGGACGAGACGACGAGCAGAGTGGCAGGAAACATGAAGTCAGAAAGAAGGAGACCAGTTGAAAAACAGAGCAACAAGAGCAAGGCATGTGAGAGGTGAGGAAAACTAAAGGATGGACCAAGAAAGAGGGGGAGGaagtaaagaataaaagcaaagaaaaatggCAGAACAAAAGCGAAAAAGCAgagaagcaaagaaacaagtttACGCTGATATGGAGAGCAGAGAAAAGAGGAATGAAGGACACGAGAGCAGGAAAGTGAAcagggaaggagaggaggacaCATCAGTGGACCTTCTCAGACTGCCTTTGACACTCCTGCCGCAGCATCTCACAGTGTCTGATTTTTGTCCTCAGGAAGTCCTGTTTGGTCGCTGACATCAGCAGGCCTTTAGGATCCAGAGGACCAATCACATCGTACCAGATCGGACTCCCTTCACGGTCATAGCCGCACATGCCTCCTGACACATACTTCTCTATCACCTGATggagcaacacaaacaaacagatgagagTGACACCCAACTACAGAGCCTGAAACAGGTGTGTTTCctgaaacaacaagaagaaactaaactaaagcaCCTGAGCAGGGACAGCATATCTCAGACAGGTGGGACCAAAAGAAGGGGGTTAAAAACATGACGAGTTACCTCTGGAGGATTCCACTCCGACACAATGGTATCTACATTAAATTGTCTCCTGAACTCCACGTGCtgcagggagaggaagaggaggcagaggaagtCATGAGTGTTCATCCAAACGAGGAAGTGAAACTcatcagcacacaaacacaggtgaCAAGAGAAAACTCCTGTGATTCTCCAAAACATGCTGCTGGATTTTCCATGTCTGGACAAAATCGTATAGATATTACTCTAAAAGCAGGAAACGTCTGCAAGAATAAAGAGGAACACTCTGAGAAATGAAACGTTAGATTCACTTAACTGTGTCAACTGGTTTCCAACACATTAGATCgtttacatgtaaaaataataattactaataATTACTTATAGTTCCTAAATAGTTCATAAATGGCAATggattaaaaaaggttaaattttcTCACAACACAAGAAGCAAAAAAGCTCatagtttgttaaaataaataaaaaataaattggctCCATAGCTTACAATGCATGTAAGTAAGAAATTCACCTTTTTCAATAAAAGACCGTACATTTTCAGCAAAGTGGTTAAGGTGGATTTATGGTTGCTTAATATCTCATATTACTGCTTTAATACAACAAAAGCTGCATATTTCAGCTgttaaaaattaactaaaatatttcaatt
Above is a genomic segment from Kryptolebias marmoratus isolate JLee-2015 linkage group LG14, ASM164957v2, whole genome shotgun sequence containing:
- the sec14l7 gene encoding SEC14-like protein 2, which translates into the protein MSGRVGDLSPKQAEVLTQFRERIRDILPSLPAQHDHYLLRWLRARSFNIQKSEAMIRKHVEFRRQFNVDTIVSEWNPPEVIEKYVSGGMCGYDREGSPIWYDVIGPLDPKGLLMSATKQDFLRTKIRHCEMLRQECQRQSEKLGKNIESITLIYDCEGLGLKHLWKPAIETYGEVLTMFEENYPEGLKRVLLIKAPKLFPVAYNLIKHFMCEETRRKIMVLGSNWPEVLQKHIDPDELPVFYGGNLTDADGDPRCKTMINYGGAVPRSYYVQDSLKVEYDSSVTVGRGSSFQLEFDVTAPSSLLRWQFASDGADIGFGVYRRTKGGSSQKVAEMMQVLPSERYNAHLVPEDRCFTCSEPGVYVLCFDNSYSYLQSKKVSYKVEVIPPSDAQMQSSLSRGDGRLQ